In the Streptomyces sp. cg36 genome, one interval contains:
- a CDS encoding PP2C family protein-serine/threonine phosphatase: MTEREESLGAASGSVGFGAEADTSLFSSSRYVCVREPAARGEQPSAGRASAVQEVLDGIPGSAIFLRPVLGADGAVADFRILAASPEAIDIGARRGRELVGLSVLETYPTVAGTELWEGYLQALETGVRYEGRPFEYEEVLAGLPRLSRFAVRAAACQDGLIVSWVRLDSGERERRRLTVMQRLGGMGWADWDLTRDVITWSEETYAIFGRDPSLGPMTLEELPAHVLVEDLPELGRAVRRLLADGRSIDHTFRIALPQGGVGHVRIVAESVVDAQGTPVEVHGFFQDVSAAKRAAERLLEHEEAALAQRGVLAAERELAARLQHALLPLPQQSLRLAGLTVDVAYQPLVEGLNVGGDWYSAIELPDGSALLVVGDVAGHGLDAVATMAQLRFAAKGMAVNGTPLDTILTRLNTLLLHTSERNFRTATMIMARYEPATSVLTWVQAGHLPPLLVRRGRPRYLPAPQGVLLGATTDVRYEASTLHLLPGDQLLLYTDGLVENPGEDLDDGLARLAHATAAHVGGTRVLDGILDALVTPATRHDDICALHVCL, encoded by the coding sequence ATGACTGAGCGCGAGGAGTCGCTGGGGGCGGCATCGGGGAGCGTTGGCTTCGGCGCGGAGGCGGACACCTCCCTCTTCTCCTCCAGTCGTTACGTGTGCGTGCGGGAGCCGGCGGCCAGGGGCGAACAGCCCTCCGCCGGGCGGGCATCGGCCGTGCAGGAGGTGCTGGACGGGATCCCCGGCTCGGCGATCTTCCTGCGGCCCGTCCTCGGGGCGGACGGCGCGGTGGCGGACTTCCGCATTCTGGCCGCCTCGCCCGAGGCGATCGACATCGGGGCCCGCCGGGGCAGGGAACTGGTCGGGCTGAGCGTCCTGGAGACCTATCCGACGGTGGCCGGGACCGAGCTGTGGGAGGGCTACCTCCAGGCGCTGGAGACCGGTGTCCGCTACGAGGGGCGGCCCTTCGAGTACGAGGAGGTCCTCGCCGGCCTGCCGCGCCTGTCCCGCTTCGCCGTACGGGCCGCCGCCTGCCAGGACGGCCTGATCGTCTCCTGGGTCCGGCTGGACAGCGGCGAGCGGGAGCGGCGCAGGCTCACGGTGATGCAGCGGCTGGGCGGAATGGGCTGGGCCGACTGGGACCTCACGCGTGACGTCATCACGTGGTCGGAGGAGACCTACGCCATTTTCGGCAGGGACCCTTCCCTCGGGCCGATGACGCTGGAGGAGCTGCCCGCCCATGTCCTGGTCGAGGACCTGCCGGAGCTGGGCCGGGCCGTGCGGCGCCTGCTGGCGGACGGCCGCTCCATCGACCACACCTTCCGGATCGCCCTCCCCCAGGGGGGAGTCGGGCATGTGCGGATCGTCGCGGAGAGCGTGGTGGACGCCCAGGGCACACCGGTGGAGGTGCACGGCTTCTTCCAGGACGTGAGCGCCGCGAAGCGGGCCGCGGAGCGGCTGCTGGAGCACGAGGAGGCGGCGCTGGCCCAGCGCGGCGTACTGGCCGCCGAGCGCGAGCTGGCCGCCCGCCTCCAGCACGCCCTGCTGCCCCTGCCCCAGCAGTCGCTGCGCCTGGCCGGGCTCACGGTGGACGTCGCCTACCAGCCCCTGGTGGAGGGGCTGAACGTGGGAGGCGACTGGTACAGCGCCATCGAACTGCCCGACGGCAGCGCCCTGCTGGTGGTCGGCGATGTGGCGGGCCATGGGCTGGACGCGGTGGCGACCATGGCCCAACTGCGCTTCGCGGCCAAAGGAATGGCGGTGAACGGCACACCCCTGGACACGATCCTCACCCGGCTCAACACCCTGCTGCTGCACACCTCCGAGCGGAACTTCCGCACCGCGACCATGATCATGGCCCGGTACGAGCCCGCCACGTCCGTGCTGACCTGGGTGCAGGCCGGGCACCTGCCGCCCCTGCTCGTGCGCCGGGGCAGACCCCGCTACCTGCCGGCCCCGCAGGGCGTCCTCCTCGGCGCGACCACGGACGTCCGCTACGAGGCGTCGACCCTCCACCTGCTCCCGGGCGACCAGTTGCTGCTCTACACCGACGGCCTGGTCGAGAATCCGGGCGAGGACCTCGACGACGGCCTGGCCCGGCTGGCGCACGCCACCGCGGCACACGTCGGCGGCACGCGCGTCCTGGACGGCATCCTGGACGCCCTCGTCACGCCCGCCACCCGCCACGACGACATCTGCGCGCTGCACGTGTGCCTGTGA
- a CDS encoding polyprenyl synthetase family protein has translation MPQGGPRGPAFDPVPLRRRVDEVLAEFADRESALLEAVDPELAPVAEVLRDTAATGKRLRAAFCYWGWRGAFRGDGDDIVRASAALELVHAAACVHDDLIDRSAVRHGRATAHRSLGDARPDTGPALALLVGDLLISWSGQLFTDCGLPAAYLNRARPLWAALARELVAGECLEVLRTRRGTAVPDPADSLKVIRYKTAKYTVEHPLHIGGLLAGAPPALLEAYSAYGIPLGEAFQLRDDLLGVFGSPEATGKSNLDDLTGAKPTVLLALTMAAATDAERLELRALLDHPSPGGGELLRYRELAEATGAREGVEELIVERAARAARAVETARAARLLAPDAADALHTLAARSLSRTA, from the coding sequence ATGCCGCAGGGCGGGCCTCGTGGCCCGGCCTTCGACCCGGTCCCGCTGCGGCGGCGCGTCGATGAGGTCCTGGCCGAGTTCGCGGACCGGGAGAGCGCCCTGCTGGAGGCGGTCGACCCCGAGCTGGCACCCGTCGCCGAGGTGCTGCGGGACACCGCGGCCACCGGGAAGCGCCTGCGGGCCGCGTTCTGCTACTGGGGCTGGCGCGGGGCCTTCCGGGGCGACGGCGACGACATCGTGCGCGCCTCCGCCGCCCTGGAGCTGGTGCACGCCGCCGCCTGTGTGCACGACGACCTGATCGACCGCAGCGCCGTACGGCACGGCCGCGCGACGGCGCACCGTTCACTGGGCGACGCCCGGCCCGACACCGGGCCCGCCCTGGCCCTGCTCGTCGGCGACCTGCTCATCTCCTGGTCCGGCCAGCTGTTCACGGACTGCGGGCTGCCCGCCGCCTACCTCAACCGCGCCCGGCCGCTGTGGGCCGCGCTGGCCCGGGAGCTGGTGGCCGGTGAATGCCTGGAGGTGCTGCGCACCCGGCGCGGCACCGCCGTGCCCGACCCGGCCGACTCCTTGAAGGTCATCCGGTACAAGACCGCCAAGTACACCGTGGAGCACCCGCTGCACATCGGGGGCCTGCTCGCCGGAGCACCGCCCGCGCTGCTGGAGGCGTACAGCGCCTACGGGATCCCCCTGGGCGAAGCGTTCCAGCTCCGGGACGACCTGCTGGGCGTGTTCGGTTCGCCGGAGGCGACCGGCAAGTCCAACCTCGACGACCTCACCGGCGCCAAGCCGACCGTCCTGCTGGCCCTCACCATGGCGGCGGCCACCGACGCGGAACGGCTGGAGCTGCGCGCGCTGCTCGACCACCCCTCCCCCGGCGGCGGGGAGTTGCTGCGCTACCGGGAGCTCGCCGAGGCCACCGGCGCGCGCGAGGGCGTCGAGGAACTGATCGTGGAACGCGCGGCCCGCGCCGCCCGCGCCGTCGAGACGGCCCGGGCCGCCCGGTTGCTCGCCCCGGACGCGGCCGACGCCCTGCACACGCTGGCCGCCCGCTCGCTGAGCCGTACGGCCTGA
- a CDS encoding DUF6629 family protein: MCWSATADLVAGAGITAVGAVAVASAVRRPRTLPLAALPVLLGGHQIIEAEVWHRNGGTGPATVAWAVIALPLLALWVPVAVLCAAPAGARRRLLVPLAAGAATSAALAHTLATRTVTAEIRGHTVGYSLGLPHSELIVAGYLLATIGSLLLAGDRGLVLFGVLVGVGAAVSFTLWRREYISTWCAFAALSSVLLTLWIRRPGPAGTDAAGHPR, from the coding sequence ATGTGCTGGAGCGCGACAGCCGACCTGGTCGCGGGCGCGGGCATCACGGCCGTGGGAGCGGTCGCGGTCGCCTCGGCGGTCCGCCGCCCCCGGACCCTGCCGCTGGCCGCGCTGCCCGTGCTGCTGGGCGGTCACCAGATCATCGAGGCCGAGGTCTGGCACCGGAACGGGGGTACCGGGCCCGCCACCGTCGCCTGGGCCGTCATCGCCCTGCCGCTGCTGGCGCTGTGGGTGCCGGTCGCCGTCCTGTGCGCCGCACCGGCGGGCGCGCGCCGCCGCCTGCTCGTACCCCTGGCCGCGGGAGCCGCGACCTCGGCGGCGCTCGCTCACACGCTGGCGACCCGTACCGTCACGGCCGAGATCCGCGGGCACACCGTCGGGTACTCCCTCGGCCTGCCGCACTCCGAGCTGATCGTCGCCGGCTATCTGCTGGCCACCATCGGTTCCCTGCTCCTCGCGGGCGACCGCGGTCTCGTCCTGTTCGGCGTCCTGGTGGGCGTCGGAGCGGCGGTCTCGTTCACCCTGTGGCGCCGGGAGTACATCTCGACGTGGTGCGCCTTCGCGGCCCTGTCGTCGGTGCTCCTGACGCTCTGGATCAGACGACCGGGCCCGGCCGGAACGGACGCCGCCGGACATCCCCGCTGA
- a CDS encoding glycosyl hydrolase family 65 protein, translating to MTYSLGVRPRTARLAVVLLAGALVTSAPAAASQPVPKTADTAATCRGGDDWTLTATRMDAADTHHAYVGNGYLGQRVPPNGAGYADSTAKTGWPLFTPRYDGSFVSGLYAHNPSTAGDRQAVAALPTWTGLTVGTGGAGGDTFSSSTAPGRISHYHQSLLQRCGIVRTSLTWTAADGRRTDLVYEVLADRVHAHIGAVRVAMTPHWSGEATVTDTLDGRGARRIRQTGGGDRSGGRRDGRTAPTMDVSFRTDGTDVDGALASTLLPGRAAHGARTRRADPARELSAQQAVTLPVRRGQSYDVTKYVGIDTALTSRAPRRDATAASQRAADLGWDALLRSHTAAWARLWRADIEVPGRRDLRSWVRSAQYGLLSNTREGAANSIAPTGLTSDNYAGLVFWDAETWMYPGLLATRPELARTVVDYRYRTRAGARENARKLGYSGLFYPWNSGSSGNLAQECHSVDPPHCRTQIHLQSDISLATWQYYLATGDTHWLRERGWPVLRGIAEFWAGRVTPDQDGGYSVKDTAGPDEYSNGVDDAVFTNAGAVTALRHAARAAELLGEQAPPAWQRIADRIRIPYDAHSKVFQQYDGYRGSTIKQADTVLLMYPLEWSMPEGSAAATLDYYAQRTDPDGPAMTDSVHAIDAAGIGEPGCSTYTYLERSIKPFVRGPFGQFSEARGDKAGAEDPLAGSPAHDFLTGKGGFLQVFTHGLTGMRMREDRLHLDPMLPPQLAGGVTLRGLTWQGRTFDVELGAHHTTVRLTGGAPMTLDTPQGERIVGAGHPAVLKTRRPDLAPTTNAARCTTATASSEQPGMYAGAAVDGNPATAWVPDSASGRLTADLARPVRVGAVTPTWKGAAPAAYAVDLSLDGRHWRRAVTGDPRLARYVRVTVQGDAAAGQHPGVAELTVEQPVSAAASTRATAR from the coding sequence ATGACGTACTCCCTCGGCGTGCGACCGCGTACCGCCCGGCTGGCCGTGGTGCTGCTGGCCGGAGCCCTCGTCACCTCCGCACCGGCGGCGGCCTCGCAGCCCGTGCCGAAGACGGCCGACACCGCCGCGACCTGCCGGGGCGGCGACGACTGGACGCTCACCGCCACCCGGATGGACGCGGCGGACACCCACCACGCCTACGTCGGCAACGGCTATCTGGGACAGCGGGTGCCGCCCAACGGCGCCGGATACGCCGACAGCACCGCCAAGACCGGCTGGCCGCTGTTCACCCCGCGCTACGACGGCTCCTTCGTGTCCGGCCTGTACGCGCACAACCCGTCGACCGCGGGGGACCGGCAGGCCGTCGCGGCGCTGCCCACCTGGACCGGGCTGACCGTCGGCACCGGGGGAGCGGGAGGGGACACCTTCAGCTCTTCGACAGCGCCCGGCCGCATCTCGCACTACCACCAGTCGCTCCTCCAGCGCTGCGGGATCGTGCGCACCTCGCTCACCTGGACGGCCGCCGACGGCCGCCGCACCGACCTGGTCTACGAAGTGCTCGCCGACCGCGTCCACGCGCACATCGGCGCCGTACGGGTCGCGATGACCCCGCACTGGAGCGGCGAAGCGACCGTCACCGACACGCTCGACGGCCGCGGCGCACGCCGCATCCGGCAGACCGGCGGGGGCGACCGCAGCGGCGGACGCCGCGACGGCCGGACCGCACCGACCATGGACGTCTCCTTCCGCACGGACGGCACGGACGTGGACGGCGCCCTCGCCTCCACCCTGCTCCCCGGACGCGCGGCCCACGGCGCCCGCACCCGACGGGCGGACCCGGCAAGGGAGTTGAGCGCACAGCAGGCCGTCACCCTGCCCGTCCGGCGCGGGCAGTCGTACGACGTCACCAAATACGTGGGCATCGACACGGCCCTCACCTCGCGCGCGCCGCGCCGCGACGCCACCGCCGCCTCCCAGCGCGCCGCCGACCTGGGCTGGGACGCCCTGCTGCGCTCCCACACCGCCGCCTGGGCGCGGCTGTGGCGCGCCGACATCGAGGTACCCGGCCGGCGCGACCTGCGGTCATGGGTGCGCTCCGCCCAGTACGGGCTGCTCTCCAACACCCGCGAAGGCGCGGCCAACAGCATCGCTCCGACCGGTCTGACCAGCGACAACTATGCGGGTCTCGTCTTCTGGGACGCCGAGACGTGGATGTACCCCGGCCTGCTCGCCACCCGTCCCGAACTCGCCAGGACCGTCGTCGACTACCGCTACCGCACCCGCGCCGGGGCCCGTGAGAACGCCCGGAAGCTCGGCTACTCAGGGTTGTTCTACCCCTGGAACAGCGGGAGTTCGGGCAACCTGGCGCAGGAGTGCCACAGCGTCGACCCGCCGCACTGCCGCACCCAGATCCACCTCCAGTCCGACATCTCCCTCGCCACCTGGCAGTACTACCTGGCCACGGGGGACACCCACTGGCTGCGCGAGCGCGGCTGGCCGGTGCTGCGCGGCATCGCCGAGTTCTGGGCGGGCCGCGTCACGCCCGACCAGGACGGCGGCTACTCCGTCAAGGACACGGCGGGTCCCGACGAATACAGCAACGGCGTCGACGACGCGGTCTTCACCAACGCCGGTGCCGTCACCGCCCTGCGCCACGCCGCCCGCGCCGCCGAACTCCTCGGCGAGCAGGCGCCGCCCGCCTGGCAGCGGATCGCCGACCGCATCCGCATCCCCTACGACGCGCACAGCAAGGTCTTCCAGCAGTACGACGGCTACCGCGGCAGCACCATCAAGCAGGCCGACACGGTGCTGCTGATGTACCCCCTGGAGTGGAGCATGCCCGAGGGCTCGGCCGCCGCCACCCTCGACTACTACGCCCAGCGCACCGACCCGGACGGCCCGGCCATGACGGACTCGGTCCACGCGATCGACGCCGCGGGCATCGGGGAGCCGGGCTGCTCCACGTACACCTATCTGGAGCGGTCGATCAAGCCGTTCGTCCGCGGCCCCTTCGGCCAGTTCTCGGAGGCGCGCGGCGACAAGGCGGGCGCCGAGGACCCCCTGGCGGGCTCGCCCGCCCATGACTTCCTCACCGGCAAGGGCGGCTTCCTGCAGGTCTTCACCCATGGCCTGACGGGCATGCGGATGCGGGAGGACCGCCTCCACCTCGACCCGATGCTGCCCCCGCAGCTGGCCGGCGGCGTCACCCTGCGCGGTCTGACCTGGCAGGGACGCACCTTCGACGTCGAACTCGGCGCCCACCACACCACCGTGCGCCTCACCGGTGGCGCGCCGATGACCCTCGACACCCCCCAGGGCGAGCGGATCGTCGGCGCGGGCCACCCGGCCGTCCTCAAGACCCGCCGCCCCGACCTCGCCCCCACCACCAACGCGGCCCGCTGCACCACCGCCACGGCCTCGTCCGAGCAGCCCGGCATGTACGCGGGCGCCGCCGTCGACGGCAACCCGGCCACCGCCTGGGTCCCCGACAGCGCTTCCGGCCGGCTGACCGCGGACCTCGCCCGGCCCGTCCGGGTCGGCGCGGTCACCCCCACCTGGAAGGGTGCCGCGCCCGCCGCCTACGCCGTCGACCTCTCCCTCGACGGCCGGCACTGGCGGCGCGCGGTGACGGGCGACCCGCGGCTCGCGCGCTATGTGCGGGTGACCGTCCAGGGCGACGCGGCGGCCGGACAGCACCCGGGCGTGGCCGAGCTGACAGTGGAGCAGCCGGTGTCCGCGGCGGCGTCAACGAGGGCGACGGCCAGATGA
- a CDS encoding polysaccharide deacetylase family protein, which translates to MARHVGGRVWYGKVVGAALGVVVLATGASVWTAQAGAAGESPAKAAAPKAPDSDVKRVATSIAHSSEAGASGVNITIDDGPDPRWTPQILDLLREYGVKATFCMVGTQAQAHPDLVKKVVADGHRLCDHTVSHDTAMDKKSQAYQSRQILDAERMITEASGGVRPLYYRAPGGAFTPYSRELAASRGMRPLGWNVDSKDFERPGTNAIVNTVERELPNGPTLLFHDAGGDRTQTIQALRRILPKLKEQGHAFGFPVH; encoded by the coding sequence ATGGCGCGGCACGTTGGCGGGCGGGTCTGGTACGGCAAGGTGGTCGGGGCGGCGCTGGGGGTGGTGGTGCTGGCCACCGGTGCCTCGGTGTGGACCGCGCAGGCCGGTGCCGCAGGAGAATCCCCCGCCAAGGCAGCCGCGCCCAAGGCGCCGGACAGCGACGTCAAGCGGGTCGCCACGAGCATCGCCCACTCCTCGGAGGCGGGGGCGAGCGGTGTGAACATCACGATCGACGACGGCCCCGACCCCAGGTGGACGCCGCAAATACTGGACCTGCTGCGGGAGTACGGGGTGAAGGCCACCTTCTGCATGGTGGGCACCCAGGCGCAGGCCCACCCCGACCTCGTCAAGAAGGTGGTCGCGGACGGACACCGGCTCTGCGACCACACCGTCTCGCACGACACCGCCATGGACAAGAAGTCCCAGGCGTACCAGTCGCGGCAGATCCTCGACGCCGAACGCATGATCACCGAAGCGTCCGGCGGCGTCCGGCCCCTGTACTACCGCGCCCCCGGCGGCGCGTTCACCCCGTACAGCCGTGAACTCGCCGCCTCCCGGGGCATGCGCCCGCTGGGCTGGAACGTCGACAGCAAGGACTTCGAGCGCCCGGGCACGAACGCCATCGTCAACACCGTCGAGCGGGAACTGCCCAACGGGCCCACCCTGCTCTTCCACGACGCGGGCGGCGACCGCACCCAGACGATCCAGGCCCTGCGCCGCATCCTCCCCAAGCTCAAGGAGCAGGGCCACGCCTTCGGTTTCCCCGTGCACTGA
- a CDS encoding NAD(P)/FAD-dependent oxidoreductase: protein MTSDESADDGYDVVIGGASLAGCAAAILLARRGARVALLERRSDPAAYKVLCTHSLTANAYPVLDELGLIPALEKAGAVPNRARWYTRWGWIEPKAAPAGPELPYGYNVRRSTLDPLIRSHAARTPGVDLLLAHQVTGVLREGGRYTGVRVSTPRGEREIRARLVVGADGKDSSVAKYAGLPVRRYENARFGYLAHYRGLPLRGGIANVWFLEPDMAYAFPNDDGVTVLAVLPDKKRLPAFREDLEGSFAAFVRALPEAPPLDAAERITKITGLVDYPLHSRRPTAPGLALIGDAALTGDPLWGVGCGWALQSAHWLAQAVAPAATGRGDLDKSLAAYARRHRRELAGHQYLAADYAKARPFNPVERLVFSAAARDASTARHMHLFASRLIGPLRFLSPAALARATAVNVRHRLTAPATRP from the coding sequence ATGACCAGCGATGAAAGCGCGGATGACGGGTACGACGTCGTCATCGGCGGAGCCAGCCTCGCCGGCTGCGCGGCGGCGATCCTGCTCGCGCGGCGCGGCGCCCGGGTCGCGCTGCTGGAGCGCCGCTCGGACCCGGCCGCGTACAAGGTGCTGTGCACCCACTCCCTCACCGCCAACGCCTACCCGGTGCTGGACGAACTCGGTCTCATACCCGCGCTGGAGAAGGCCGGAGCCGTCCCCAACAGGGCCCGCTGGTACACCCGCTGGGGGTGGATCGAGCCGAAGGCCGCACCCGCGGGCCCCGAGCTCCCCTACGGGTACAACGTGCGGCGCAGCACCCTCGACCCGCTGATCAGATCCCATGCGGCCCGCACCCCCGGCGTCGACCTCCTCCTCGCCCACCAGGTCACCGGAGTGCTCCGGGAGGGCGGGCGGTACACGGGAGTGCGCGTGTCGACGCCCCGGGGCGAGCGCGAGATCCGGGCCCGTCTGGTGGTCGGCGCCGACGGCAAGGACTCCTCCGTCGCGAAGTACGCCGGACTGCCGGTGCGCCGGTACGAGAACGCGCGGTTCGGCTATCTGGCGCACTACCGCGGCCTTCCCCTGCGGGGCGGGATCGCCAACGTCTGGTTCCTCGAACCCGACATGGCCTACGCCTTCCCCAACGACGACGGGGTGACGGTCCTGGCCGTCCTCCCCGACAAGAAGCGGCTGCCGGCCTTCCGCGAAGACCTGGAGGGCAGCTTCGCCGCGTTCGTCCGCGCGCTGCCCGAGGCCCCGCCCCTCGACGCCGCCGAGCGCATCACGAAGATCACCGGACTGGTGGACTACCCCCTGCACAGCCGCAGGCCGACCGCGCCCGGCCTCGCCCTCATCGGCGACGCCGCCCTGACCGGGGACCCCCTGTGGGGAGTGGGGTGCGGCTGGGCCCTGCAGTCCGCCCACTGGCTGGCACAGGCGGTCGCCCCGGCCGCGACCGGCCGCGGCGACCTGGACAAGTCACTGGCGGCATACGCCCGCAGACACCGCCGCGAGCTGGCGGGCCACCAGTACCTGGCCGCCGACTACGCCAAGGCCCGGCCGTTCAACCCCGTCGAACGGCTGGTCTTCTCGGCGGCGGCACGCGACGCGTCCACGGCTCGGCACATGCACCTGTTCGCCTCCCGACTCATCGGCCCGCTGCGCTTCCTCAGCCCGGCGGCCCTGGCCAGGGCGACGGCCGTCAACGTCCGGCACCGGCTGACGGCACCGGCCACGCGGCCGTAG
- a CDS encoding alpha/beta hydrolase — translation MPNTRIPVVLVHGLWLHATSWQPWAERFADEGYEPVMPAWPGEPDTVEEARAHPEAQAGVGVEAISAACAAVIGKLPEPPVLVGHSMGGFVVQHLLGQGIGRAAVAISPGQIKGVKALSATQGKAVFPILRNRRNAERAVSLTPEQFRFGFANAVSEEESAALHDKWSMPSPARPLFELALANLHRDSPGKVATGNEERGPLLLLSGKLDHTIPDVLTRSTHKQYRRSAAVTEYQRFDDRGHSLIVDSGWPAVADTALAWLRRNLP, via the coding sequence ATGCCGAACACCCGGATACCCGTGGTCCTCGTCCATGGCCTGTGGCTCCACGCCACGAGTTGGCAGCCCTGGGCGGAACGATTCGCCGATGAGGGCTACGAGCCGGTGATGCCGGCCTGGCCCGGTGAGCCCGACACCGTCGAGGAAGCGCGCGCCCACCCGGAGGCGCAGGCGGGCGTGGGCGTGGAGGCGATCTCCGCCGCGTGCGCGGCCGTGATCGGGAAGCTGCCCGAGCCGCCCGTGCTGGTCGGGCACTCGATGGGCGGCTTTGTGGTGCAGCATCTGCTGGGGCAGGGAATCGGCCGGGCCGCCGTGGCCATCTCCCCGGGGCAGATCAAGGGCGTCAAGGCGCTGAGCGCGACCCAGGGCAAGGCGGTCTTCCCGATCCTCCGCAACCGCCGCAACGCGGAACGGGCGGTGTCCCTCACCCCGGAGCAGTTCCGGTTCGGCTTCGCCAACGCGGTGTCCGAGGAGGAGTCCGCGGCGCTCCACGACAAGTGGTCGATGCCCAGCCCGGCCCGTCCCCTGTTCGAGCTGGCGCTCGCCAACCTCCACCGTGACTCGCCCGGGAAGGTGGCCACCGGCAACGAGGAGCGCGGCCCGCTCCTCCTGCTGTCCGGCAAGCTCGACCACACCATCCCGGACGTGCTGACCCGCTCGACGCACAAGCAGTACAGGCGCTCCGCCGCGGTGACCGAGTACCAGCGCTTCGACGACCGGGGCCACTCCCTCATCGTCGACAGCGGCTGGCCGGCCGTGGCCGACACCGCCCTGGCGTGGCTGCGGAGGAACCTGCCGTAG
- a CDS encoding amino acid permease translates to MSRTLTSPSPQREQQQDEHPQGTPLSNGLKQRHLSMIALGGVIGAGLFVGSGAGIAAAGPSIVLAYALSGVLVMFVMRMLGEMSAADPASGSFSVHAERAIGPWAGFTAGWMFWTLLVVGVGIEAIGAAHIMQGWFPGTPSWLWVLAFMALFCGANLAAVSNFGEFEFWFAALKIGAIALFLALCALAVLGVLPGTDSPGSAHLVHDGGFLPTGVSGLLVGLLASVVAYGGLETVTIAAAESDDPVRGVARAVKTTMWRIGIVYVGSMLAIVTLIPWNDPAVTEVGPYAAVLDRLGVPGGARIMEAVILVALLSAMNANIYGSSRMAYSLVARGQGPAFLGRISGRVPRRAVLASCAFGFFAVLLSYWWPTTVFAWLLNMVGGVVLIVWGFIAVSQLVLRRRLEREAPEKLTVRMWLFPYLTWVALAGVVGVLVLMAVDSGTRVQVYFTGGLALALAAIGYTRQRLAAGR, encoded by the coding sequence ATGAGCCGGACACTGACCTCCCCTTCCCCGCAGCGGGAGCAGCAGCAGGACGAGCACCCGCAGGGCACACCGCTCTCCAACGGGCTCAAGCAGCGACACCTCTCGATGATCGCTCTCGGTGGTGTCATCGGGGCCGGGCTCTTCGTCGGCTCGGGCGCGGGCATCGCCGCCGCGGGGCCGTCGATCGTGCTGGCGTACGCGCTCTCCGGCGTCCTGGTGATGTTCGTGATGCGGATGCTCGGCGAGATGTCCGCCGCGGACCCGGCCTCCGGGTCGTTCTCCGTGCACGCCGAGCGCGCGATCGGGCCCTGGGCCGGGTTCACCGCCGGCTGGATGTTCTGGACCCTGCTCGTCGTCGGAGTGGGCATCGAGGCGATCGGCGCCGCCCACATCATGCAGGGCTGGTTCCCCGGGACCCCGTCGTGGCTCTGGGTGCTGGCGTTCATGGCGCTGTTCTGCGGCGCCAACCTGGCCGCCGTATCGAACTTCGGCGAGTTCGAGTTCTGGTTCGCCGCCCTCAAGATCGGTGCCATCGCGCTCTTCCTCGCGCTGTGCGCACTCGCGGTACTGGGCGTGCTGCCCGGCACCGATTCCCCCGGCTCGGCACACCTCGTGCACGACGGCGGATTCCTGCCCACCGGAGTCAGCGGACTGCTCGTCGGACTGCTCGCCTCGGTCGTCGCCTACGGCGGTCTGGAGACGGTGACCATCGCGGCGGCCGAGTCGGACGACCCGGTGCGCGGCGTGGCACGGGCGGTGAAGACCACGATGTGGCGGATCGGCATCGTCTACGTCGGCTCGATGCTGGCGATCGTCACCCTGATCCCGTGGAACGACCCGGCCGTCACCGAAGTCGGCCCGTACGCCGCCGTCCTGGACCGGCTCGGCGTCCCCGGCGGCGCGCGGATCATGGAGGCCGTCATCCTCGTCGCGCTGCTGTCCGCGATGAACGCCAACATCTACGGATCCTCGCGCATGGCCTACTCGCTGGTCGCGCGCGGCCAGGGCCCCGCCTTCCTCGGCAGGATCTCCGGCCGGGTCCCGCGCCGAGCGGTGCTCGCCTCCTGCGCCTTCGGCTTCTTCGCCGTGCTCCTGTCGTACTGGTGGCCCACCACCGTCTTCGCCTGGCTGCTCAACATGGTCGGTGGAGTCGTGCTGATCGTGTGGGGCTTCATCGCGGTGTCCCAGCTGGTGCTGCGCCGCCGCCTGGAGCGCGAGGCGCCCGAGAAGCTCACCGTCCGGATGTGGCTCTTCCCGTATCTGACCTGGGTGGCGCTCGCGGGTGTGGTGGGCGTGCTGGTCCTGATGGCCGTCGACTCCGGGACGCGGGTCCAGGTCTACTTCACCGGCGGCCTGGCCCTCGCCCTCGCCGCGATCGGCTACACGCGCCAGCGCCTGGCCGCGGGCCGCTGA
- a CDS encoding VOC family protein codes for MPVRRLNHAVLYVRDVARAVEFYTDVFGFRLDVDIPGRAAFLSAEGTLNDHDLGLFSVGPDAPGPEQGRVGLYHLAWEVGTLGELVEIAEKINQRGALVGSTNHQVSKSLYAKDPDGNEFEIMWRVPREDWPTADENARPGALDLEESLKRWGPDLKTGAAAGSAT; via the coding sequence ATGCCTGTCCGCCGCCTCAACCACGCGGTGCTCTACGTACGCGACGTCGCACGAGCCGTCGAGTTCTACACCGACGTCTTCGGCTTCCGGCTCGACGTCGACATCCCCGGCCGGGCCGCGTTCCTCAGCGCCGAGGGCACCCTCAACGACCACGACCTCGGGCTCTTCTCCGTCGGGCCGGACGCGCCCGGGCCCGAGCAGGGCCGCGTCGGCCTCTACCACCTGGCCTGGGAGGTGGGGACACTCGGCGAACTGGTCGAGATCGCCGAGAAGATCAACCAGCGCGGCGCCCTGGTCGGCTCCACCAACCACCAGGTCTCCAAGTCCCTCTACGCCAAGGACCCCGACGGCAACGAGTTCGAGATCATGTGGCGGGTGCCGCGCGAGGACTGGCCGACGGCGGACGAGAACGCCCGCCCCGGCGCCCTCGACCTCGAAGAGTCCCTCAAGCGCTGGGGGCCCGACCTCAAGACGGGCGCCGCCGCCGGTTCCGCCACCTGA